The sequence CTCCCCCTCTACTCTCCGCATGGCCTTTCTTACAGGGGAGCCTCCACCTCGCCCTCCTCAGCCTGCCATCTTCACTCAGAGTAAGTGGGGCTGCTCTCGGTGCCTTGGCCCCCGTCCCGCCCCCTCTCACTTCTCATTCCTCTCCTCCTGGAAGGTACAGAGCCCTGGCCAGCCGGCTGGCTGGGAGGGGAAGCGGGTGTGTGCTGTGAGCTTTTGCTGCTGACCTGGCCCGGCAtgcctgcctctccccccacccccaaacgtCTGGGCTTCTGGAACAAGTGTATGATCCTGGCGCCCACTTCGCCTCTGTCCACTGTTGCCTGGCCCTGCCTCACTTCCTGTGGGACCTGCAGAGGCTGTGTGGGCTCTCGTGCCAGTTGATCAGGAGCTCCGTCCTCTCTTAAGGATATAGCTCCCGTTGCTCTTGATGGTGGGAGACTGCCCACGGTCCCCTGCCTGCACTAACGGTGTGCCGTAATCGGGTAGGGATTACTAACTAGGGCTCAGGAGCAGGGGTGTTTGGGGTCTTGTGCTGACAGGGGGTGTCAGAGGCTGGCAGGTGTGCGGTGTTCCCTGCTCTAGCGGAGATGGAGGCAGGAGCTCACCAGACCCCCTAGAGGGCTGCCAGTATCCAGAGTAGGTTCTGCCCTCCTGTTTGAGAAGGGTCTGTGAGCATAGAGAACACTGGCAGCTGAGGGCTGACCTCCAGGGGAACTGGGAGTGGGGAGCTGGTGGGGGATACCTGGATGCCTTCCCCACACCCCACCTTTTCCTATCCCCCCACCTAACCCTGCCTCCCTGTTGGGGCCTCCCTTCCATCGCAGAACCAACCTACGACCCTGTGAGTGAAGACCAAGACCCCCTGTCAAGTGACTTGAAGAGGCTGAGCCTGCGGAAGCCAGGGCTGCCCCGTGGGCTGTGGCTAGCGAAGCCCTCAGCCCGGGTGCCGGGTACCAAGGCAGGCCGTGGCAGCGGTGAGATCACGCTCATTGACTTCAGCGAGGAGCCTGTAGCCCCGGCCCCTCGCCCCTGTGCACCCTCACTGGCGCAGCTGGCCATGGACGCCTGTTCCTTGCTGGATAAGACCCCGCCGCAGAGCCCCACGCGGGCACTGCCCCGGCCCCTGCATCCCACGCCTGTGGTGGACTGGGATGCACGCCCgctgcccccacctcccgcctATGATGACGTGGCCCAAGATGAGGATGACTTTGAGGTCTGCTCCATCAACAGCACCCTGGTGGGTGCAGAGGTCTCTGCTGGGTCCAGCCAGGGTGAGACCAATTATGCCTTCGTGCCTGAGCCGGcacagctcctccctcccctggagGACAATCTGTTCCTCCCACCCCAGGGTGGGGGCAAGCCACCCAACTCAGCCCAGACAGCAGAGATCTTCCAGGCACTGCAGCAGGAGTGCATGCGGCAACTACAGGTCCCTGCCAGCTCTCTTGTCCCCTTGCCCAGCCCTGGGGCTGATGACAAGCCCCAGGTGCCCCCTCGGGTACCCATCCCCCCAAGGCCCACACGCCCTCGTGGTGAGCTGTCTCCAGCCCCCTCAAGTGAGGAGGAGATGGGGCGGTGGCCTggacctgcctcccctccccgggTGCCTCCGCGGGAGCCCCTGTCCCCACAAGGCTCAAGGACCCCTAGTCCCCTGGTGCCACCTGGCAGCTCCCCGCTGCCACCCCGGCTCTCAAGCTCACCTGGGAAGACCATGCCCACCACCCAAAGCTTTGCCTCAGACCCCAAGTATGCCACACCCCAGGTGATCCAGGCACCTGGCCCCCGGGCCGGCCCCTGCATCTTACCCATTGTCCGAGATGGCAAGAAGGTCAGCAGCACCCACTACTACCTGCTACCTGAGCGCCCACCCTACCTGGAGCGCTACCAGCGCTTCTTACGTGAGGCCCAGAGCCCTGAAGAGGCAGACCCGATGCCTGTGCCCCTgctgctgccccctcccagcaccccagcccctgctgccCCCACTGCCACTGTTCGACCAATGCCACAGGCGGCCCCGGACCCCAAGGCCAACTTCTCCACCAACAACAGCAACCCAGGGGCCCGGCCACCAGCCCTGAGGGCCACTGCTCGTCTGCCACAGAGGGTCTGCCCCGGGGAAGGGCCAGAGGCTGGATGCCCAGCAGACAAGATCCAGATGGTGAGTAGTGGGCCTGGCTGCAGGGTGAGGAGGGTCAGGGGCCCAAGGGACCCAGCAGAAGGGGCCTGAGTCGTGTTGACGGTGGGTGGGTGTGCCCAGCTACAGGCCATGGTGCATGGGGTGACCACAGAGGAGTGCCAGGCGGCCTTGCAGAGCCACAGCTGGAGCGTGCAGAGGGCTGCCCAGTATCTGAAGGTACCATACCTCCTGCCTGCTCTGGCTTTCAGGGACCCTGAAGACTGGGTCTGCAGCTCTCCTCCCACTCACCCCCTCCCGACCCCGCTCCCTGGCTCTCCTCGGCCCTGCCCTTGTCTGGCGCCCCGCAGCCCCAGCGTGTCCCATGGCACCACCTTCTGCTCTTCAGGTGGAGCAGCTATTTGGGTTGGGTCTGCGGCCCCGAGGCGAGTGCCACAAAGTGCTGGAGATGTTCGACTGGAACCTGGAGCAGGCGGGCTGTCACCTGCTGGGCTCCTGCGGCTCCGCCCACCACAAGTGAGCAGCCCCACCCTCCACAAGTGAGCCTGCACCTGCCACCTCCTGTCCCTGAGGGTGTCAAGGCCAGAGACTCAGGGGTCCCcagccaggaggagggaggggcctgaTCCCAGGATGGGCAGTTCTTTGCAGAAACAGTAATGGTAAAAGGAACTGGAGCCTCTCTTGGGTGCAGGGGCTTGCTTCCTGAGAGCGGCTCCAGTGAGCAGCAGTATAGGTAGGACTCACTGATTTAAACAGAAATGGCTTCCGTCTTCATTTcctatttcactttaaaataacagGGTTCTAATGCCTTTTGAAAtgtctaatttaaaaaatcctattactttgctataaaaattcatatatttatatataacaaaatatataatgtaaataacatatggaatatagaatataaatacataaaaatgaatgttttatcaAGTCAGAAAGTGGTGAAATCCCCCCGGGAGGCACCAGCAGGGTGTGGGCTTTCAGAGTCCTCTGGCGGCAGACAGCCTGAGTTAGGACCAGCCTTCTGCTCCCACGTGGCATCAGCTAATGCTACTTTCCTGATCTCTCAgggtcctcatctgtaaaatgtgtgtaaATGATAGTGCCTACCTCACAGAAGTGGTTAGAGGAGTGAATGAGGGTGGCATCTGACACCACACTGCAAATGTTTGGCCCAAGGGAGACCATCACTGAAGTTAGCCATTATCTCATGGTTATTCTTATGAATCTGCATCAGTAACTACAGATTAGTTACTGCTAACATTGTgcataataatttataatgttattctcttattttcagtTTATCAAAGTAAAGAAGGCATTCTAGGATGATAAATTCTAAAATCATTGCCTAGAACCGCCAGTTTTCGATAGAATTTGGCTGGCACTGAGAGGCCCTCTCACACCCAAGATTGTTGCACTATCCCCCTGTTGATGGAGGGCTTTCTGGTTGTTTCCCTCCTTTAGGCGCTGAGATATCTGGAAAGCCAGAGGGTCTCTGCCCTGAAGAAATCACTTGAGCCTGTCCATCTCACAAGGGCAGGGAGATGCCCTGCCTAGGTCTGAAGGACCTGCTGTACCTGCTGCTCCCAGTGGCAGAGTGAGGCTAAGGCAGCAGGAGGCTGGGAACCCTGCCTTGCCTGTCCCTTCCTCACCTGGCGCTGTCCCTACAACCTCAGAGCCCTCAGTGCCCCCCTGCTGAGGTACAAGAAGGAGCCTCTAGAAGGCAGGCCTGGGGGCAGCCTCAGCAGACCCTGCAGCTGACCTGCCTCTGGCTTCAGTCCCTGGTGGGGCCTGTGGCTGGAGTATGTCACCAAGCCCTGCTGGCGAGGACGCCAGGCTTGATCCGGGGCAAGAAGGATGTGTTGGCCACACAGAAAAGTGGGCCAGTaccaggcccagggctgggccttTTCCAGGGAGCCCCTGGCAGGCAGAGGGGTTGTCAGACAGAATGTGACTTGTGGCCTAACTATGGACATGGTATGGGATTGGTATGGCTGGTTTTAGGATCTTGTGCCTGGAGATAGCCTGAGGTGGCTCAGGTAACAGAGAAAGGGTGCCAGATCATTCTCTGGCAGGGACCAGGGCCCAAGGCCCCAGGGTTGGAAGGAGACCAAGGGGGCAGCTGCCCCAGAGGGACACCAGTGCTTCCTCTTGACCCAGCTTTTCCCCTGTGCTGTTACATGTTTTCCCACCAGTCTTTGTCGCCAAAGTTGCTGCCCCAGCCATGAATATCTGCTTCTCCCAGAGAAATAAAGttagtttctattttatgttACTTACTTGTGTCtgcctgtttctttccttcttgtccaGTCACCTGAGGCTCCTGGGCTCCCCAGCCCACTGCCATTTGTCCTGGACAGCAGGCTCTGTAGCACCACCTGTATAGACAGAGGGAGGGATTGCATGCCTAGTTTACCGTAAGGGGCTGGCAGAGGGCCTGATGGAGTCATGGACTCAGAATCCCCAGGTTTTCGCTCTGGAGTTTCCCTGAGGCAGGATATACTGCATGACAGAGTACACTAGCACAATTAACTGGAGTTAAGCCATAACATGAAAGGCCTGAATATgtataagtattttctttttctaataattcatgtgattcaaaattcaaaaagtacCAAAAACTATACAGTGACATTTCCCATTCCAGCTGCTAGCTCCCCTCTCCAGAGGCTGTTTCTCATCAGTTTCTcgtatgtttcttattttttttcatctacagTATTCTGTTTAtagtaattaatttatttatttttgctttatagggccgcacccacagcttatggagggtcgcaggcgaggggtcaaatcggagctacaactgccggctgcaccacagccacagaaacacaggatccaagccgcgtctgcgacgtacatcacagctcagggcaacgccagatccttaacccactgagcaaggccagggatcgaaccctcaacctcatcgttcctagtcggattcgttctactgttccacgacgggaactccacacctacAGTATTTTGAAGAGCTCTGTAGCCATACTGGAAGATCTTCCCCATTCTTGTTTAGGGTTGCATGGATATGGATGTACTATAACCTATTTAACCAGGCCtcttttgatggatatttggtGGTTTCCAGTCCTCTGCAGTTACAGCCATTTCAGCAATAAATGGCAGATGTGGGTTATACTTCATTTGGAAGGCAATCTGAAGGATGAGTTCCCAGAACTGGTGCTCCTGAGTCAGAGTGTGTAGTAATAAGGGATCCTGCCAACTTTCTCCCCATGGAGGAGGCTGTTCCCAGTATCACAGCCACCAGAGTATGTGAGAGCTTTCCACATGGTACCAGAACTTTCTGACTTTTGATAGTCTGACAGGTGGAAAATGGTGTGTCTGTAGTTTTTAATCTGCATCCctctaatgaatgaatgaacgtttttttaaaaatgttgtgctatttatatttcctttctatGAGATACCTATTGATAGCCCTGACCTActaaaaagttaaattaataaTCCATTTCTTACTGGTTTTTAGGAATTTACTGGATCAAGACATTTAGCCTTTTGTGCTTTGCCATATCATCTGAACTTTAGGAAAAGAGATAAATCATAAGAAAGGATGCTAACAGCTTGggtttattaaaaacaaagaccagaagttcccgtcgtggcacagtggttaacgaatccgactaggaaccatgaggttgcgggttcggtccctgcccttgctcagtgggttaaggatccggtgctgctgtgagctgtagtgaaggtcacagacatggctcggatcccacgttgctgtggctctggcataggccggcagctacagctccgatccgacccctcgcctgggaacctccatatgccgagggagcggcccaagaaatagcaaaagacaaaaaaaaaaacaaagaccattCAGGATGGGTCTGGGTTGCTCTCAGTATCTGGGGCTCAAAGCTGGCCTACATGGTGGTCCTGAGGCTTGGGAGGACTTTAGCCTTCAGATCCAAATGTGTTTTGTGTACACTGTTCATCAGGCAGGAATTAAATTCTATTTagctgcaatttttaaaaatcagtcaaaTGTGATATAGAATGGGCAAAGTATTAAGTTACCTTTGGGCATTGCTATTAGACCTGGATTCTATTCTTGGGAAAgtttcttaacctttctgagcctgtaAACTGGGGGAGAGTATTTATAGaatggttgtgaggattaagtgaggtcacataggtaaaacattttgctaagtgcATGGGCCATGATAAGCACCCAATAAATTATAATCATAATACGTTCTATTTCTTCATGTTCCTGCCTGTCCCTACCAATCAGTAGTTTACATTATACACAGAACAGTTCTGTGTGTACAACTGTCTTCTTTTCTGACCCACCCCCTTTGTGGAAACAATTTGTTCTTTTGCTACAAAGTCATTCCTATTTATAGATCATGGGCATTTTttaccccattaaaaaaaatgtcactgggggagttccctggtggcacagtgggttagggatctggcattgtccctgctgtggcttgggtttgattcctggtctgggaacttgagaatgctgcaggcatggccaaaaaaagtcattttttggtGGACGAAAGCAGAGCtaacacatttcaaaaatattttttgtaagtGGGATATGGAAGTATCTGGGGGTTTCTCAGGGGGTCAGGAGACCCAAGGTACTTTTCTTGTCAAACACACAGTTCCCTAAACCCTAGGGTTTCTTGCTGTTTTTCTCACTCCTCATCAGCCTGCCAGCTCTGCCAGCATCTCCTAGGTTTAGTGAAAAGATGGTAAGGGAAAATACTAAAAAGTCGACCCAGGTTTGTTTGCCAACATGGAGAATCAATAACTCAGTAAGAATTCATTGGGTACCTTCTTTGTGTCAAGCCCTGAAGAGGGGATACAAGTTGAACAATGTCTATGTCCCAGGGGATTATGATACTGCAGCAAGATGATGAGTGCTCTCAGATCATTATGTGCCAAGTGCCTTGGGATCAGAGGAGGTGGCTCCCCAGAGAAGGTGACACTGTGCTGACCTGATGGAGAAGAACAGGCATGTGCCGGGAAGGTGAGGCAGTATGAAAGCATGGCGGGTGTGGGGAACTGCACATGTAAAGGTGTGGAGACAAACTGGCCTGTCCTGGGTACTCAAGTTGGCAAGGCTAGCACCAGTCCTTCTGTTAAGCATCTGGAGTGGTTGCAGGGAGCTTTCGTGTGATCCTGGTGAGTGAGGCAGGCCTGGATCATGAAGCCGCTGGTGTGAAATGCTGAGTTACCTAATTTATAGACAAAGGGAGAtggcagagaagcagcagcagaggaATAATGTGGTTGGACCTGTGTTTTGAAGAGAGATGGCTGTGCTTAAAAGTGGCTTGCCTCTCCAGTGCAATTACAAGTGGAGGGAAGATCTAGCATATGTGCCTTACTGCACACTGGGAAAATAAAGGTGTTCTTAATCTGAAGCAAATTAACTTTTACAGAAATCTGAACTTTGGGAATAGAGGGACCACTAATTCCTGGAATCCTTGGGTAAAGCAGGGGTTCCTGAAAGCCAGTCCAGGGCCAGTGCTGGACTAGGGTCGAATTTTCACTGGCTTGTGGTGAAATGATAAGAACCAAGAAACTGGGTTTTTCTTAAAATTGCAAGGACTATCTTTATTCTGAGATCGTTTTGTCTTCCTACATTTTTGGTGTTGGAATGGCTATTCTTGGTGGTGACGGTAGAGGAAATGGTAGGTGGTAAATTTGTCTCCGTGCCCTTACATAGCAATGCTATGTCCGCACACCATCTCAAGAAATTATTGTGTAAACCATGATGCCTGAAATCTATCTTCATAACGCCTGGGCAAGAGTGCTTTTGTGTTGGGGAGCACCACCTATTGGCAATATGTGACATTACAGTCTCTTGGGCTAAATGTCATGATAAGGGGACAGAGGGATAAGATTGTATAGACATTGCCCAATAAATCAATTAGGTCCAAAAGGTCCTGGCCCAGGTTCTTGGGTGCTTAAAGGGCTCATTCCAGAAAAGCTTCAAGGGAAAGAACAGTTTACCCAACATCTGGAGCCAAACAGCGGCCACCTAGGATTAAATGCCAGGAAAAGGGACCAAGTGGGGGCTTTGAAGGAGCCTACCTGTAACCAAGGAAAGAAACTCTGGGCTACCTGGAAGGATGCTGGGGGCTCAAGGAAAACTCTGAGAAGGATGCAGGTGCCCTTTGGGAAGCCCCTACcctcactgtattttattttatttatttatttttattttattttttttgtcttttgttgttgttgttgctatttcttgggccgctcccgtggcatatggaggttcccaggctaggggttgaatcggagctgtagccaccggcctacgccagagccacagcaacgcaggatccgagccacgtctgcaacctacaccacagctcacggcaacgccggatcgttaacccactgagcaagggcagggaccgaacccgcaacctcatggttcctagtcggattcgttaaccactgcgccacgacgggaactcccctcactgtattttttaatgttgtttttatGATTGTCATATGTGTGCATTGTTGAACTAAGACTTCAGAAAAgcatgagaaaattaaaattacccgGAAAGCCACTCgaaattttgatgtattttcttccagtttttttttcctgtgcatatatattgtctttattgtggttttataaaaataaggtAATTTGGCTTGTACTGTTATATACCTGCCTTTTTTACTTAACGTTTGATACCATAAGCCGTCCTCTTTTTCAGCCaacctcgtggcatatggaagtttctgggccagggatcaaatctgagccacagatgtagcaacactggatccttaacccactgtgccaggccagggatcaaaccggcacccTCAGAGAGACAAGCTGGATAATTAGcgtgctgtgccacaatgggaactcccacaaacagttttctgtatctttaaattcattttctcaaagGATACTTAAACACTGCGTTTTTTCATTctatcaaaattaaatataaaaattctctaTTAACACAttattttgttaacatttttgttttgtgacaAATTATAGATATTGCTAAATGGCTTTTCAGAAAGATTTGTctcccttatttaaaaaaaacctatttttttttgttttttgtttttgttttttgtcttttctagggccgcttctgtggcatatggaggttcccaggctaggggtcaaatcggagctgcagccgccagcctatgccagagccacagcaacatgggatccgagccacgtctgcaacctacaccacagctcacggcaacgccggatcgttaacccactgagcgaggccagggatggaacccacaacctcatggttcccagttggattgttaaccacagagccacaacaggaactccaaaacctatgtTTTTAAAGAGAGGGCTTATATTTTGGagctttgtttaaaaatacttctgaatGAAGTGACCTGTTGAGAATAGTCCAGATGGTTGAAAGAGATAGGCCATGAGTTGATAATTGTTGGAGCTGGGGATGGAATATGAGGGCTCATTCTACTTAAGAGGGTGAATGAACTGTTCCAGgataaaaagctaaacaaaaatatatgcactCTTCAGGTAGGGACATTTTCACTGTCCCAACTATCTTCTCTGAAGCTGTCTCTTTGGAGTTTTCTCCCTTGGTTCTTGCTGCCACTACCAGGATGGCTCCCAGAATGCATGGTTTCCTCCTCTATGGCTCTGGCACCAGGTAGAGAGAATTGCTGCTGCCCTTTGTGAGGGAGAGACAAGGTGGAGCTTTACAAACCACTAGACCAAATTCTGAGGGAAACATCTCTAGTCCCATCATCACTAGCCTCACCACAGGCTGCATCTTGTGTGTTCACCCTTTATCCTAAGGTATCATTATCCTTGCTACTTAAAGGGTGGCATGAGGTAGGAAGAGCAGTGTTAGCACCATCTGGGAACCTGCTAGAAATGTAGAAGCCAGGCCCTACCCTGGACCTCCTGAACTGGAATCTCCATTCACCAGCATTCCCAGGGGAGCCTATCACATGATCAAGAGTGTAAAGCCTGGAAGTAAGGCAGCTCCACTCTAATCCCAAAGAGCTGGTGGGCCCTGGGTGGCCATGCCTGGGTCCAAGGACCCCTGATCCTCTCCCAGAAGGGGATGTCCTCCCTATGCATCCTTCCTGATGAACCATCGCCACTGTAACATCCCCCTCTTGAATAAACAATTAatcatttaaacatatatatcaacaaagtcctactatacagcacagagaactatattcaatgtcctatgataaatcataatggaaaaggacattttaaaaagagtatgtgtgtgtatacacataaatataatgGGATCACTTtggtgtatagcagaaattaatacacactgtaaatcaactatacttcaatacaaataAACACAGGGAGCAGGGTcaggatggtggaggagtaggacgTGGAACTCACCTtctccacaaacacatcaaaaataaccatctacatgtggaacaattttCACTGAACATCTACTGAACTGGCCTAAGACCTCAGACtgccaaaagggcaagaaaccctccaaataactgggtagaacaagaggggggaaaagagagagaaaagagaaaaaaaaggaatcaggacaggaccagaaCTCCTAAGAGGGAGCTGTTAAAAGAAATCTGGggcctgggaagccacctaactgatagGGAGATCAGCTGGGACAGAGGGGGAGGCTCAACGCCTCAGAGAAAAGAGCAGCAGCGGGTCTGAAGAGGGCAAGGCAGAGAGCGAATGGCAGAGACCACCTGTACCACCACCTAGCACACTACAGCCTGAGACATTCGGGAAGGGGCTGGGCACCGACACTAGGGCTATCGGGGAGAGGACTAGAGTtagctgtgtggaaacagcctgagtgGGGTAGGGAGTGGTGTGACACAGTGTGAGGAAGCCTGGGACCAtgagagaagcaaggcaccacttTTTGGGAGGATAAGAGGCAGAGGGGCAGGACCAGCATGGGAATTTTCTCTACACACAAATgggctctcaggcagcagggTGCCTCTTATGTGGACTATAGGAGTAggtgcaaaccactgcagtcatctCAAACTCCAGAGGTGGCTAAGGCCTGCCACCACTAAGGGTCCCaagaacaggcaccacctgtagccccagtcacctcaggggtcactGCCATGGAGGACTCTGCAACCGAACACCAACTGTTGTTCTCACCTCCCTGTGAATGCACACATCCTGCTGTGGCCACACCAAGGGCTCTGGGTGTGGGCCCTACTTCCCTCAGAGTCACTGCCACCACAGAGGGCTCTGCAACCAGGAACAGCCTGCATCTCCCACCTCCCCATGGATCCCCACCACTGCCAAGGACGTGGTAATCAGGTACCACATGCAGGGCGTCCCTCTGCACCCACCTCAGCACAGGCAGGCCATGCATCTGCACACCCCCTATTAAGGGGATAACAATCGGCACACActgagacagcaagcatccaaaccaaaagcagctctCACGGCAaaaaaatagtaagccctcacaagctacccagAAGCACTCCgtatataaatagccctccaagactacagtagataattgttttccctaaattcacagagtaagaaaaatataagcaaaatgaagaagcataggaaccactcccagttaaaagaacaggattcccctgaaggagcaaacaaggaaacagacctcGGCAGTCTAACAGGtatcaagttcaaaaaggaggtaatgaaaatactgaaggaaataagaacagatatcaacagtaatgcagattactttaaaaagaaatcagagggagttcccattgtggtgcagtagaactgaatccaactagtatgcatgagcatgcaggttcaatccctggcctcactcagtgggttatggacccagcattgctgtgagctgtggtgtaggtcacagatgtggttcggatcctgcattgctgtggctgtggtgtagcccagcagctgtagcttcaatatgacccctagcctgggaactcctatatgctgcgggtgcagccctaaaatgcaaaaaaaaaggggaggggactAGAAACTAtagggaggagccaagaaaaattaggaatttcatttgcagagatgaagtCTGACTTAAAgacattgaagagcagaatgaataatgtggaATCACAAATAAGAgacttagaagatagaataatgaaaatcacccaatcaggacagcagacagaaaacaaaataaaaaaaatgaaagcaatataagagacctatgggataatataaaggggGCCAaactacacataataggaattccaggagaagatggaaaagaagggggattgaaaatatatttgaagaaattgtgtctgaaacctttccaaatctaaagaaggaaacatatcaagatacaggaagaagagagggccccaaacaagctgaaaccaagacatattgtaataaaaacggcaaaagttcAAGATAAGaggaggattctaaaggcagcaagagaaaaacaaagacttaattataagggaacccccaaaaggctatcagttgatttatctgcagaaatgctacaggccagaagatggtggcaagatgtattcaaagttctaaaagggaaaaatttgcagcctagactACTCTACTcaacaagattatcatttaaaatagaaagaaaaataaagaattt is a genomic window of Sus scrofa isolate TJ Tabasco breed Duroc chromosome 13, Sscrofa11.1, whole genome shotgun sequence containing:
- the TNK2 gene encoding activated CDC42 kinase 1 isoform X30 — translated: MQPEEGTGWLLELLSEVQLQQYFLRLRDDLNVTRLSHFEYVKNEDLEKIGMGRPGQRRLWEAVKRRKAACKRRSWMSKSTFRKTSPTPGGPAGEGSLQSLTCLIGEKDLHLFEKLGDGSFGVVRRGEWDAPSGKTVSVAVKCLKPDVLSQPEAMDDFIREVNAMHSLDHRNLIRLYGVVLTPPMKMVTELAPLGSLLDRLRKHQGHFLLGTLSRYAVQVAEGMGYLESKRFIHRDLAARNLLLATRDLVKIGDFGLMRALPQNDDHYVMQEHRKVPFAWCAPESLKTRTFSHASDTWMFGVTLWEMFTYGQEPWIGLNGSQILHKIDKEGERLPRPEDCPQDVYNVMVQCWAHKPEDRPTFVALRDFLLEAQPTDMRALQDFEEPDKLHIQMNDVITVIEGRAENYWWRGQNTRTLCVGPFPRNVVTSVAGLSAQDISQPLQNSFIHTGHGDSDPRHCWGFPDKIDELYLGNPMDPPDLLSVELSASRPPQHLGRVKKPTYDPVSEDQDPLSSDLKRLSLRKPGLPRGLWLAKPSARVPGTKAGRGSGEITLIDFSEEPVAPAPRPCAPSLAQLAMDACSLLDKTPPQSPTRALPRPLHPTPVVDWDARPLPPPPAYDDVAQDEDDFEVCSINSTLVGAEVSAGSSQGETNYAFVPEPAQLLPPLEDNLFLPPQGGGKPPNSAQTAEIFQALQQECMRQLQVPASSLVPLPSPGADDKPQVPPRVPIPPRPTRPRGELSPAPSSEEEMGRWPGPASPPRVPPREPLSPQGSRTPSPLVPPGSSPLPPRLSSSPGKTMPTTQSFASDPKYATPQVIQAPGPRAGPCILPIVRDGKKVSSTHYYLLPERPPYLERYQRFLREAQSPEEADPMPVPLLLPPPSTPAPAAPTATVRPMPQAAPDPKANFSTNNSNPGARPPALRATARLPQRVCPGEGPEAGCPADKIQMLQAMVHGVTTEECQAALQSHSWSVQRAAQYLKVEQLFGLGLRPRGECHKVLEMFDWNLEQAGCHLLGSCGSAHHK
- the TNK2 gene encoding activated CDC42 kinase 1 isoform X10, with translation MPAARRFPGLELSFPLLARLRRRLYTRLGSSSMQPEEGTGWLLELLSEVQLQQYFLRLRDDLNVTRLSHFEYVKNEDLEKIGMGRPGQRRLWEAVKRRKAACKRRSWMSKVFSGKRLEAEFPPHHSQSTFRKTSPTPGGPAGEGSLQSLTCLIGEKDLHLFEKLGDGSFGVVRRGEWDAPSGKTVSVAVKCLKPDVLSQPEAMDDFIREVNAMHSLDHRNLIRLYGVVLTPPMKMVTELAPLGSLLDRLRKHQGHFLLGTLSRYAVQVAEGMGYLESKRFIHRDLAARNLLLATRDLVKIGDFGLMRALPQNDDHYVMQEHRKVPFAWCAPESLKTRTFSHASDTWMFGVTLWEMFTYGQEPWIGLNGSQILHKIDKEGERLPRPEDCPQDVYNVMVQCWAHKPEDRPTFVALRDFLLEAQPTDMRALQDFEEPDKLHIQMNDVITVIEGRAENYWWRGQNTRTLCVGPFPRNVVTSVAGLSAQDISQPLQNSFIHTGHGDSDPRHCWGFPDKIDELYLGNPMDPPDLLSVELSASRPPQHLGRVKKPTYDPVSEDQDPLSSDLKRLSLRKPGLPRGLWLAKPSARVPGTKAGRGSGEITLIDFSEEPVAPAPRPCAPSLAQLAMDACSLLDKTPPQSPTRALPRPLHPTPVVDWDARPLPPPPAYDDVAQDEDDFEVCSINSTLVGAEVSAGSSQGETNYAFVPEPAQLLPPLEDNLFLPPQGGGKPPNSAQTAEIFQALQQECMRQLQVPASSLVPLPSPGADDKPQVPPRVPIPPRPTRPRGELSPAPSSEEEMGRWPGPASPPRVPPREPLSPQGSRTPSPLVPPGSSPLPPRLSSSPGKTMPTTQSFASDPKYATPQVIQAPGPRAGPCILPIVRDGKKVSSTHYYLLPERPPYLERYQRFLREAQSPEEADPMPVPLLLPPPSTPAPAAPTATVRPMPQAAPDPKANFSTNNSNPGARPPALRATARLPQRVCPGEGPEAGCPADKIQMLQAMVHGVTTEECQAALQSHSWSVQRAAQYLKVPYLLPALAFRDPEDWVCSSPPTHPLPTPLPGSPRPCPCLAPRSPSVSHGTTFCSSGGAAIWVGSAAPRRVPQSAGDVRLEPGAGGLSPAGLLRLRPPQVSSPTLHKR